Below is a window of Apis mellifera strain DH4 linkage group LG15, Amel_HAv3.1, whole genome shotgun sequence DNA.
TTCGTAACATTTCTCTTCTCACAATCTTCtctcgtttgaaaattttctattaaatattatcttattaatagCACACATGGATACGAGATAAATACCAGATAACCGAATATTatcaaacgaaaaattttaattatcgagtatatacttatattttgaataaaatataattgatcaagaaatacaataatacattattatttcatttattttcctgCATTGTAaatgcatatatgtatacaagcGTTATATtaggataatataattatattaggataataagaaaagaaattggtaCTACATAAACAatcgtttaatataaaatataatgatatttttgttgCGTACTGATCTTTATAAGAatcttatacataaatatttttagcctTCAAGTTGTTTGTAGAGAAGCGGTACGTAATCGTCGAATTCCGCCTGATACATATTTGCTGCAATAGGATCAcctaatttgtattttgtagcGAATTTTCGAATGGAGAAATTTCCACGATTCTGTCCGCTTCGATTGGTTAGACGACGTTCATCGAACGTGAGCTTTCCAGGTTGTTTATACAACAAAAATACGTAACGATGAAGTCCTGTATCTTTTGGTGGACCTGAACCAATATAATCAGAAAGAACATCTCCTTTGGCAATTTCCGAACCAGGAATATTTCCTATCAGCCAATGATGCCATTCACGGAATTTTGGATTCTTACGACTTGGTGCATCTGGATCTATGAGCaaaatacgatatattaattcgattcttaaatttaaataattgtaataattaaaaatttcaatggaaAACTTACCAGTCATGCAAAGAGTATAATAAGTATTCGCATCACCATTCCATGTAACATTAGGTTTATCTTTAACCTGAGTTGGTGTTAACACTTTGCCAATATCAACCGAAATTTGATTCGGATAAGTAAcctttaaaacattttctggAACCTTATCTATAACGTCGGGCACGACACCATGAGTTTGCAATGCTTGAGCCATGGAAGACAAAAGACGAATTCCAATTTCAAGAAGAGGTTTTCTTACAAACAGAGAAGCTGAAagtatatcgaataataacaaataagaaatttagaaaacaaaaaattaatccacTCTTTAATCAATCGTGATCAAATCGTGAAATTGAGGTTATTTAAGATGATTAATACGCAACTGAAACAATCAGTTTATTCAATACTAAATAACCGTATATTTTACGACGATATATATTACGACCattacaaaaaacaaaagatacaataaaaaaatgaatgtgtcgaaaataaaataaaaaaaaaatatcgcgttatattctattctattcaacaaatttaaaaaaaaaaagaaaatacagttCAATTTAATTACGTATTACTTGTGTTAATGAAAAGCAGTGACATGACATCCAATacgaattaatacaaatacaacgttctaaaaaaaatttaattaaaaaactaatataactTTGTACCAATTTCAGAAGACCGGTATACTACAAACGTAATCGattgttccttttcttttatacgtTCCTTCTAACTATACTTCATTCAACGAATAAAGTCAccagaaatgataaaaattatctacaaATGTTGCAATTTCAGTAATTAATTGGTAAAAAACTCTttgatcatattaaaattttaaatattaatacatatacgataatacaaaaattataattttgtattttgaatGTTCTTTATTAtagtgataattttataaataatatgcgaAATAATAGCTTACTATTTTGTATCTCAGATATGTgaattatttttgctttttgtaGATTTTAATTACGTAGTATTATTTACATCTGATAACTTGACTCGTTGAATATGCTATACACGATGATATAACTATGATTTTGATACAGCTAACCAATCGTATGTTCGAACCGAaaccttgaaaaatattgtgaacggtactttatattaatttcttttaaaataattttcaaattttttaattttaaaattaaaacatattttaataagaataatttaaaattaattctttttgtcatttaataaattataaaaataatatatttaatagacaTTAACACACCATCTAAcagtaatatatagaattaatctattgtgataaatttttaaacacagACAGgatgcatttaatatttaataagatttt
It encodes the following:
- the LOC408516 gene encoding protein D2 isoform X3; translated protein: MAQALQTHGVVPDVIDKVPENVLKVTYPNQISVDIGKVLTPTQVKDKPNVTWNGDANTYYTLCMTDPDAPSRKNPKFREWHHWLIGNIPGSEIAKGDVLSDYIGSGPPKDTGLHRYVFLLYKQPGKLTFDERRLTNRSGQNRGNFSIRKFATKYKLGDPIAANMYQAEFDDYVPLLYKQLEG
- the LOC408516 gene encoding protein D2 isoform X1, with the protein product MSCHCFSLTQVIPSLFVRKPLLEIGIRLLSSMAQALQTHGVVPDVIDKVPENVLKVTYPNQISVDIGKVLTPTQVKDKPNVTWNGDANTYYTLCMTDPDAPSRKNPKFREWHHWLIGNIPGSEIAKGDVLSDYIGSGPPKDTGLHRYVFLLYKQPGKLTFDERRLTNRSGQNRGNFSIRKFATKYKLGDPIAANMYQAEFDDYVPLLYKQLEG
- the LOC408516 gene encoding protein D2 isoform X2; the encoded protein is MSLLFINTTSLFVRKPLLEIGIRLLSSMAQALQTHGVVPDVIDKVPENVLKVTYPNQISVDIGKVLTPTQVKDKPNVTWNGDANTYYTLCMTDPDAPSRKNPKFREWHHWLIGNIPGSEIAKGDVLSDYIGSGPPKDTGLHRYVFLLYKQPGKLTFDERRLTNRSGQNRGNFSIRKFATKYKLGDPIAANMYQAEFDDYVPLLYKQLEG